The proteins below come from a single Marinobacter bohaiensis genomic window:
- a CDS encoding DUF4212 domain-containing protein: MSHNPENAVKYWKANLRLIVGCLVVWAFVSYGCGMLFRPLLAGISVGGTDLGFWFAQQGSIITFIVLIFFYAWRMNALDRKFGLHEE, encoded by the coding sequence ATGTCGCACAACCCCGAAAACGCAGTGAAATACTGGAAGGCAAACCTCCGGCTCATTGTCGGATGCCTGGTCGTCTGGGCCTTCGTGTCCTACGGCTGCGGAATGCTCTTCCGCCCCCTCCTGGCCGGCATCAGTGTCGGCGGTACTGACCTCGGATTCTGGTTCGCCCAGCAAGGCTCGATCATCACGTTCATTGTCCTGATCTTTTTCTATGCCTGGAGAATGAACGCGCTCGACCGAAAATTCGGCCTGCATGAGGAGTAA